The DNA segment CTGCCGGCCAGGCTCAGACTGCGGCGCGATCCGGAGGGCGGCCGCGTCGAGCTGCTGCTGGTGCGTCCCCGGGGCGATGGGACGTGGCTGGCCATGGCCAGGCCGGCCCGGCGTCTGCGTCCCGGGAGCCGGCTGCTGACCCTGACGGGCGACGAGCGCCCGGACACGATCGAGATCGTGAACGTGCTCGACGCCGGTTACGTTGTGGTCGGGGCGCCGACGGGAACGGTGCCCGCCGTCGCGGCTCGCGCCGGCGAGACGCCGCTGCCGCCCTACATTCGCCGCGACCCGCAGTCCGCGGACTACGCCGCCCTGTCGGCCATGGACCGCCGACGCTACCAGACGGTCTACGCGACCGCGGAGGGCTCGGTGGCCGCACCGACGGCTGGGCTGCATTTCGACGAGGCGTTGCTCGACGCACTGGCGGCCAGAGGCGTCGCCATGGCCGGTGTC comes from the bacterium genome and includes:
- a CDS encoding S-adenosylmethionine:tRNA ribosyltransferase-isomerase; translated protein: MNSSEARPAAAAYAFDLPDRLIAQVPTEDRASSRLLLVDRGRGVRGEARFRELPEILEPHDLLVVNDSRVLPARLRLRRDPEGGRVELLLVRPRGDGTWLAMARPARRLRPGSRLLTLTGDERPDTIEIVNVLDAGYVVVGAPTGTVPAVAARAGETPLPPYIRRDPQSADYAALSAMDRRRYQTVYATAEGSVAAPTAGLHFDEALLDALAARGVAMAGVTLHVGPGTFRPPAAADMRARRLHEEFFTYTAATDAAVAA